Proteins co-encoded in one Kocuria flava genomic window:
- a CDS encoding SIR2 family protein, whose product MQEEVRFLLGSGEYHLLLGAGASRDSKSKNGEFLPGSGDMTAELNNLSGAVQENLTEAFEIAQDRDKNGKLDKYLKDRFTDCEPAQWWSDALIPRWKKIWNLNIDDVVEQATKALPSEINRKVQYYSWHKNAGEYDGLQVIHLHGRARTDYHSQLIFSIVQYAESIDKKHAWHRRFFDDWVQYPFVTVGATLLDEPDLSTSTRARKASGTNPNLYVSSTISPAMREQLEIRNIIGIETTAETFFREVAQLVNEYRTKHSYQWVSADVPKKVLAEFSEQYHMMPRVDNRSVIKRSDFYAGEEPSWLDIIEEKNGDFSWYAKSLGHLDVPGHEINKELPKCYLLFSAPVSGKTVALLAMAKRLIDKGFTAYKFTSEHKPNHKATVDYLAHQGLSVLVFDGFADYADSIVDIAKDLRDKKVPALILAADTISRKDFVLPRFPTDLFRDLTRADDRGRWHLTRGESETLVTKLESAGRYGLLQQKDHASRVAFFQGREIFDAMGEAEFGKGYRSRLTAQIGELQSPEMLHLIKLVAVLHQSGLTLPLSFSSAAGVQAHDFSKPQSRDQLNKFLTVRRGQVSLRYRAMRPEDVHASSSRHDFFDVLVNFLASLSPYVNEYSRKQKTQAYRIAKAVMRAESAVKIVGKSSLRALYDSIHPFYEMDARFWEQRSKSEELLRDYAKSASYAGKAVDLAGNDSWRLTTYGRILLIRALREFEIGSTSFWHVYDLGHERLEAAWSSKNATAVPVRVGIRWSIECYLVYLKEGCPHGRSVLSDLESDITRRITNAYNIDIVRQTPEANKISELQSYFLQLVTVRDADSNAVDFIDVVRRGVPQIKGYE is encoded by the coding sequence ATGCAAGAAGAAGTTCGGTTTTTGCTGGGTTCAGGAGAATATCACCTCTTGCTCGGCGCGGGAGCCAGTCGTGATTCCAAAAGTAAGAACGGAGAGTTCCTGCCGGGATCAGGGGATATGACCGCTGAACTTAACAACCTATCTGGGGCCGTTCAAGAAAACTTAACAGAAGCTTTTGAAATCGCTCAAGACCGCGACAAAAACGGCAAACTAGACAAGTATCTAAAGGACAGATTCACTGACTGTGAACCGGCACAGTGGTGGAGCGACGCCCTAATTCCACGTTGGAAGAAAATTTGGAATCTCAATATTGACGACGTTGTAGAACAAGCGACCAAGGCGCTACCGTCAGAAATCAACCGTAAAGTCCAATACTATTCCTGGCATAAAAACGCGGGAGAATATGACGGGTTGCAAGTCATTCATCTCCACGGACGCGCAAGGACGGACTATCATTCCCAACTTATATTCAGTATAGTGCAGTACGCCGAATCAATCGACAAGAAACATGCCTGGCACAGGAGGTTCTTTGATGACTGGGTGCAATACCCATTCGTCACAGTAGGCGCCACGCTGTTAGATGAACCCGATCTATCTACGTCCACGCGTGCGCGCAAGGCCTCGGGTACTAATCCTAATCTCTACGTATCTTCTACCATAAGCCCTGCCATGCGAGAGCAATTAGAAATACGAAATATTATCGGCATCGAGACAACGGCCGAAACTTTTTTTCGAGAAGTTGCTCAATTAGTAAATGAGTACCGTACTAAGCATTCCTATCAATGGGTGTCGGCGGACGTGCCCAAAAAAGTCCTGGCCGAATTTTCTGAGCAGTACCATATGATGCCTCGTGTGGATAACCGCAGTGTTATAAAACGAAGTGACTTTTATGCGGGAGAAGAACCTTCCTGGTTGGATATTATTGAAGAAAAGAACGGCGACTTTTCCTGGTATGCAAAATCTTTGGGGCATCTTGATGTTCCGGGCCATGAAATAAATAAGGAACTCCCAAAGTGTTACCTTCTGTTCAGTGCACCGGTGTCCGGCAAGACCGTGGCCCTCTTGGCCATGGCCAAAAGACTGATAGACAAAGGCTTTACCGCATATAAATTCACATCCGAGCATAAACCTAATCACAAGGCGACCGTTGACTACTTAGCCCACCAAGGGCTATCTGTGTTGGTTTTTGATGGCTTTGCGGATTATGCTGATAGTATTGTTGACATTGCTAAGGACCTTAGGGATAAAAAAGTACCCGCGCTCATTCTCGCTGCTGATACCATTTCTAGAAAAGATTTCGTGCTGCCCCGATTTCCTACTGACCTCTTTCGGGATTTAACGCGCGCCGACGATCGGGGTCGGTGGCATTTGACTAGAGGCGAGTCTGAAACTCTTGTGACTAAGCTGGAATCTGCCGGACGATATGGACTGCTGCAGCAGAAGGACCATGCGTCTAGAGTTGCGTTCTTCCAAGGCCGCGAAATCTTCGACGCCATGGGAGAGGCGGAATTTGGTAAGGGATATAGGAGTCGACTGACGGCGCAGATTGGAGAACTGCAGTCTCCGGAGATGCTTCATTTGATAAAACTCGTGGCTGTGCTACATCAATCTGGCCTTACTTTACCTTTGAGTTTTTCTTCTGCGGCGGGGGTGCAAGCTCATGATTTTTCAAAGCCACAATCCCGTGATCAATTAAATAAGTTTTTAACGGTTCGCCGAGGACAAGTCTCCCTGAGGTACCGAGCCATGCGGCCCGAAGATGTACACGCCTCATCCTCCCGCCATGACTTTTTCGATGTTCTGGTCAATTTCTTGGCCAGTCTTTCACCTTACGTGAATGAATATTCTAGAAAGCAGAAAACGCAGGCATATCGTATTGCAAAAGCGGTTATGCGCGCGGAGTCAGCGGTTAAAATTGTAGGAAAAAGCTCCCTTCGTGCGTTATACGACTCAATACACCCCTTTTACGAAATGGACGCACGCTTTTGGGAGCAAAGATCAAAGTCGGAGGAACTACTACGAGATTATGCCAAATCCGCCTCCTATGCTGGCAAGGCGGTAGATTTGGCTGGCAACGATTCATGGCGACTTACAACCTATGGGCGCATTCTTCTTATCCGTGCCCTTCGTGAGTTTGAAATCGGAAGTACCTCATTTTGGCATGTTTACGATCTGGGCCACGAACGCCTTGAAGCTGCATGGAGCAGCAAAAATGCTACAGCAGTTCCTGTGCGGGTTGGTATTCGATGGTCAATTGAATGTTATTTAGTTTACCTTAAGGAGGGGTGTCCTCACGGCAGATCCGTACTGTCTGACCTAGAATCTGATATCACGCGACGCATAACCAATGCTTACAATATAGACATTGTGCGCCAGACGCCTGAGGCTAACAAGATTAGCGAACTGCAGTCATACTTTCTGCAATTGGTCACTGTTCGGGACGCTGATTCAAATGCAGTTGACTTCATTGACGTAGTTCGACGGGGAGTTCCGCAAATAAAGGGATACGAGTAG
- a CDS encoding UvrD-helicase domain-containing protein: protein MTTQTVQLPLVDEPARETIRHDLDRSVFVEAGAGSGKTREMVQRVVALVDRGTPITALVAITFTEKAAGELRERVRTALGAASDDDAVRSRRARALHDLDIAPIGTIHSFAARIIRENPLEARVPPGIETLDEIESSLAFEDRWQQIVSALFGNPEHSAAMEVLFACDMTMANLRDTARVMDENWDRLPQHTVEAFEFSVPDTEWSTIIRSCDELRSMREGCESVDDRLYVGTGRLLSWADGIEAARRGAPRALVAHLAKVPTTGFSQGSKAKWTGNIADVRTLAKEISARAVTLKDSLTGRALDLVLGVMASVLCEAAEERRRQGRLEFHDLLVLARDLLVGEEHAEVRSRLYDRYACLMIDEFQDTDPIQAEIALRLASSAACGPEGWRELPVEGGRLFMVGDPKQSIYRFRRADIETYLGFQERAAAEASSSIATLQTNFRSVAPVLEWVNQVFGTLIEEEHGRQPAYVPLVPDPARPPLPEGFGHPVSVIGLTLPGAEDGGKPKAAEVHEREARHVAHTVLTALGRTGEPAWRHQDGRDDAETRPVTEEDIAILLPTRTSLEVLEKALDEAGIVYRAEASSMVYGAAEVQELMLVLQALANPADSGRLVLALRSSILGCGDDELAAWRLGGGSWNYRADAPEGLEDTRVARTLLALRALSRELSRTGVCDLMERILEQFLVLEAATDSPRHRETWRRLRFVVDQARAWGTATHGSLRDYLRWAGTQMEEGARVKEAVVPETDAKAVRITTVHAAKGLEYPVVILAGTGSTPRSGTQHVLFAADGTMEVSLKKGLATAGHEELKEREKDMLAAERLRLLYVACTRAQSHLVVSLYTVSEKGESSHAAQLRKAHVAGTPELPFEDVESGGRRAETVAEERSWDEVLAEWTAVSSRWAEASRVEGSRSVTRTAHAAPAIAAGGDGVPAPSAYGVTATPDDDVPAAPAPPTLGEPERVVPLESTAPEESGELLHGPEFGTALHRLMELCDLTDRESIDRLAPAVAELHGLPGTEALLACARIAWDSEPVRAAAAGEHWKELPVATVDEDGAVLEGVVDLLYREPGGDYVVVDYKTDMALSELSQEAYRQQLSLYAGQLERITGGRVRELVLVCCQPTVPQVMVYEHATR, encoded by the coding sequence GTGACCACGCAGACCGTGCAGCTCCCGCTCGTCGACGAGCCCGCCCGCGAGACCATCCGCCACGACCTGGACCGCTCCGTGTTCGTGGAGGCCGGCGCCGGCAGCGGCAAGACCCGGGAGATGGTCCAGCGCGTGGTGGCGCTGGTGGACCGCGGGACGCCCATTACGGCGCTCGTGGCCATCACCTTCACCGAGAAGGCGGCCGGGGAGCTGCGCGAGCGCGTCCGGACCGCGCTCGGGGCCGCCTCCGACGACGACGCCGTGCGCTCCCGCCGCGCCCGGGCCCTGCACGACCTCGACATCGCCCCGATCGGGACCATCCACTCCTTCGCCGCCCGGATCATCCGGGAGAACCCGCTGGAGGCCCGGGTCCCGCCGGGCATCGAGACCCTCGACGAGATCGAGTCCTCGCTGGCCTTCGAGGACCGGTGGCAGCAGATCGTCTCCGCCCTGTTCGGGAATCCCGAGCACTCCGCGGCCATGGAGGTGCTCTTCGCCTGCGACATGACCATGGCCAATCTCCGGGACACCGCCCGGGTCATGGACGAGAACTGGGACCGGCTGCCGCAGCACACTGTGGAGGCCTTTGAGTTCTCCGTCCCGGACACCGAGTGGTCGACGATCATTCGCTCCTGCGACGAGCTGCGCAGCATGCGCGAAGGATGCGAGTCGGTGGACGACCGCCTCTATGTCGGCACCGGGCGCCTTTTGAGCTGGGCGGACGGGATCGAGGCCGCTCGCCGTGGCGCGCCTCGGGCATTGGTGGCTCATCTGGCGAAGGTGCCCACCACGGGGTTCAGCCAGGGATCCAAGGCGAAGTGGACAGGGAACATCGCAGACGTCCGGACGCTGGCGAAAGAGATCAGCGCGAGAGCGGTGACGCTCAAGGACTCTCTGACCGGGCGGGCCCTGGACCTGGTGCTCGGCGTGATGGCCTCGGTGCTGTGCGAAGCCGCTGAGGAGCGCCGCCGGCAAGGACGGCTGGAGTTCCACGACCTGCTCGTCCTGGCCCGGGACCTGCTCGTGGGCGAGGAGCACGCCGAGGTCCGCTCTCGCCTGTACGACAGGTACGCGTGCCTGATGATCGACGAGTTCCAGGACACCGACCCCATCCAGGCCGAGATCGCCCTGCGCCTGGCCTCCTCCGCCGCCTGCGGGCCCGAGGGCTGGCGGGAGCTGCCGGTGGAGGGCGGGCGGCTGTTCATGGTCGGCGACCCCAAGCAGTCCATCTATCGCTTCCGGCGGGCGGACATCGAGACCTACCTGGGCTTCCAGGAGCGGGCCGCGGCGGAGGCGTCGTCGTCGATCGCGACCCTGCAGACGAACTTCCGCTCCGTGGCTCCCGTGCTGGAGTGGGTGAACCAGGTGTTCGGCACGCTGATCGAGGAGGAGCACGGCCGGCAGCCGGCCTACGTGCCGCTCGTGCCGGACCCGGCGCGGCCGCCGCTGCCGGAGGGCTTCGGGCACCCGGTGAGCGTGATCGGCCTGACCCTGCCCGGCGCGGAGGACGGCGGGAAGCCGAAGGCCGCGGAGGTGCACGAGCGGGAGGCCCGGCACGTCGCGCACACGGTGCTCACCGCACTGGGCCGCACCGGCGAACCGGCCTGGCGGCACCAGGACGGGCGCGACGACGCCGAGACACGTCCCGTCACCGAGGAGGACATCGCGATCCTGCTCCCCACCCGCACCTCGCTCGAGGTGCTCGAGAAGGCGCTGGACGAGGCGGGCATCGTCTACCGGGCCGAGGCGTCCTCGATGGTCTACGGCGCGGCGGAGGTCCAGGAGCTCATGCTGGTGCTGCAGGCGCTGGCCAACCCGGCGGACTCGGGCCGGCTCGTGCTGGCCCTGCGCAGCTCCATCCTGGGCTGCGGGGACGACGAGCTCGCCGCCTGGCGGCTGGGCGGCGGCTCCTGGAACTACCGGGCCGACGCCCCCGAGGGCCTCGAGGACACCCGCGTGGCCCGCACCCTGCTGGCGCTGCGCGCCCTCTCCCGGGAGCTGTCCCGGACCGGGGTGTGCGACCTCATGGAGCGGATCCTGGAGCAGTTCCTGGTCCTCGAGGCCGCCACGGACTCGCCCCGGCACCGGGAGACGTGGCGGCGGCTGCGCTTCGTCGTCGACCAGGCCCGCGCCTGGGGCACCGCCACCCACGGGAGCCTGCGCGACTACTTGCGCTGGGCCGGGACCCAGATGGAGGAGGGCGCCCGGGTGAAGGAGGCGGTCGTCCCCGAGACCGACGCGAAGGCCGTGCGGATCACCACGGTGCACGCCGCCAAGGGCCTGGAGTACCCGGTGGTCATCCTGGCCGGGACGGGCTCCACGCCCCGGTCGGGCACCCAGCACGTGCTCTTCGCCGCGGACGGGACCATGGAGGTCTCCCTCAAGAAGGGCCTGGCCACCGCCGGCCACGAGGAGCTCAAGGAGCGCGAGAAGGACATGCTCGCGGCCGAGCGGCTGCGGCTGCTGTACGTGGCGTGCACCCGAGCGCAGAGCCACCTGGTGGTGTCGCTGTACACGGTCTCGGAGAAGGGCGAGTCCTCGCACGCGGCGCAGCTCCGGAAGGCGCACGTGGCGGGCACGCCGGAGCTGCCGTTCGAGGATGTCGAGAGCGGCGGGCGCCGGGCGGAGACCGTGGCCGAGGAGCGGTCCTGGGACGAGGTGCTCGCCGAGTGGACCGCGGTGAGCAGCCGCTGGGCCGAGGCGTCGCGGGTCGAGGGCAGCCGGTCGGTCACGCGCACGGCGCACGCCGCGCCGGCGATTGCGGCCGGAGGGGACGGTGTGCCCGCGCCGTCCGCGTACGGCGTCACAGCCACGCCCGACGACGACGTCCCCGCCGCACCGGCCCCGCCCACCCTCGGGGAGCCCGAGCGCGTCGTGCCGCTGGAGAGCACCGCGCCGGAGGAGAGTGGAGAGCTGCTCCACGGGCCCGAGTTCGGCACCGCGCTGCACCGACTGATGGAACTGTGCGACCTCACCGACAGGGAGTCCATCGACCGACTGGCCCCGGCGGTGGCGGAGCTGCACGGCCTGCCCGGCACCGAAGCCCTGCTCGCCTGCGCCCGCATCGCCTGGGACTCCGAGCCTGTGCGGGCGGCCGCCGCGGGCGAGCACTGGAAGGAGCTCCCGGTCGCCACGGTCGACGAGGACGGCGCCGTCCTCGAGGGCGTGGTGGACCTGCTGTACCGGGAGCCCGGTGGGGACTACGTGGTTGTGGACTACAAGACGGACATGGCGCTCTCCGAGCTGAGCCAGGAGGCCTACCGGCAGCAGCTGTCCCTCTACGCCGGCCAGCTGGAGCGGATCACCGGCGGGCGCGTCCGCGAGCTGGTGCTGGTGTGCTGCCAGCCGACGGTGCCGCAGGTGATGGTGTATGAGCACGCCACGCGCTGA
- a CDS encoding PD-(D/E)XK nuclease family protein, whose protein sequence is MTAAPDEQDPWTALADRVAEARAGTPLTRITIVVPTPASGLDVVRRLARAAAEKGGHGVANVRAVTVEELATEVFLADDVARGRKPLTPAVRQAAAAGLLAADPGRFDYCADRPVTAQALARCSATLDGIDLDPTGAPPVVHEVHRAHRAVTERLTGGFWSRHEALTTAARRIAAGEVRNLGTVLAFALPTAPDPGTEAVLAALGIEDGDILRAARPQLDNARWTSASDPEDESRAAVRAVASWLAEETPGHRIGIFWSSEEIYRPLVSRRLQDAGIEFNGPAPVQLVDTPMARTVLRLLDHLPAPGQLLPVRPLLDAIAEGLVRHRELPLPSSAACERLWVKPVTDDDAEPAETPGEQDTSGETGPAEPGTAQDTEEARSAERKRRRREDQRAFDAFHQALSAQLHGIAEARTWAGVSAGLLGLVDDFLAATGPEEPTRAAARSMLREALTDLADLDGCGATPTPATVAHTVGEVVTAHRSRTGRIGTGVTTGSLGDALGRDLDHAVFVGLADGLVPVHAQEDALLPESVRQQTEGLPELDERVRRQRELFEAALAVAPEPLLFQPRGSLRENRSYLPSRWLPALLGRPEPETAIPSSVAGIERSAGWATAAEPRPVTAQELRQQWLTVRGHRADGLGDEHLDRVLQLRADRRRGRFTRFTGHAGPSALPEDFLDRPVSPTALEEWVNNPFGYFVTKVLGAELFADRELAQQIDPLLKGTILHEALESHANRAIEDGALPPVEHLLEEAERIMERERNEFWIEDLWQHHRAEMLEQLEATHGHLAAQCQDGWGIDAPEVVFGTDAELTLDLSDGTVLRFRGTVDRVDRHADGTVRVVDYKSGRRDRFAHLTREDPTAGGTKFQLPVYGLYARSLGGAGVRSEYWFLSAPGEPVGYELTDDVVDALRTGAHGIVTALRAGVFPHVPESERYTNVTTVCGHRDVTALWEKLRDDPGLEPHLSLLIQEDAK, encoded by the coding sequence GTGACAGCAGCCCCGGACGAGCAGGACCCGTGGACCGCACTGGCCGACCGGGTCGCCGAGGCCCGCGCGGGGACTCCCCTGACCCGGATCACGATCGTCGTGCCGACGCCGGCCAGCGGCCTCGACGTCGTCCGCCGCCTTGCCCGGGCGGCGGCCGAGAAGGGCGGCCACGGCGTCGCCAACGTGCGGGCCGTGACGGTCGAGGAGCTGGCCACGGAGGTCTTCCTGGCCGACGACGTCGCCCGTGGCCGCAAGCCCCTCACCCCGGCGGTCCGGCAGGCTGCCGCGGCCGGGCTGCTGGCCGCGGACCCCGGCCGCTTCGACTACTGCGCGGACCGTCCCGTCACCGCCCAGGCCCTCGCCCGGTGCTCGGCCACCCTCGACGGCATCGATCTCGACCCCACCGGAGCACCCCCGGTCGTGCACGAGGTGCACCGCGCCCACCGCGCCGTCACCGAACGGCTGACGGGCGGCTTCTGGTCCCGCCACGAGGCGCTGACCACCGCGGCCCGGCGCATCGCGGCCGGCGAGGTGCGGAATCTCGGCACGGTCCTGGCCTTCGCCCTGCCTACCGCCCCCGATCCGGGCACCGAAGCGGTTCTGGCAGCGCTCGGCATCGAGGACGGCGACATCCTGAGAGCCGCACGCCCCCAGCTGGACAACGCCCGGTGGACCAGCGCCTCCGACCCCGAGGACGAGTCCCGCGCCGCGGTCCGGGCCGTCGCCTCCTGGCTGGCCGAGGAAACCCCCGGCCACCGCATCGGCATCTTCTGGTCCTCCGAGGAGATCTACCGCCCGCTCGTCTCCCGACGGCTGCAGGACGCGGGCATCGAGTTCAACGGCCCCGCGCCCGTCCAGCTCGTCGACACCCCGATGGCCCGCACCGTCCTGCGCCTGCTGGACCACCTCCCCGCCCCCGGTCAGCTGCTACCCGTCCGCCCGCTGCTGGACGCCATCGCCGAGGGCCTCGTGCGCCACCGGGAGCTCCCCCTGCCCTCCTCCGCGGCCTGCGAGCGCCTCTGGGTGAAGCCCGTGACCGACGACGACGCCGAACCGGCCGAGACCCCCGGCGAGCAGGACACCTCCGGTGAAACGGGCCCCGCCGAGCCAGGAACCGCGCAGGACACCGAGGAGGCCCGGTCCGCGGAGCGGAAGCGGCGACGCCGGGAGGACCAGCGCGCCTTCGACGCCTTCCACCAGGCGCTGTCCGCCCAGCTGCACGGCATCGCCGAAGCCCGCACGTGGGCCGGGGTCTCGGCGGGGCTGCTCGGCCTGGTGGACGACTTCCTGGCCGCCACCGGCCCCGAGGAACCCACCCGCGCCGCGGCCCGATCCATGCTGCGGGAGGCCCTCACGGACCTGGCCGACCTCGACGGGTGCGGCGCCACCCCCACCCCGGCCACCGTGGCGCACACCGTGGGCGAGGTCGTCACCGCCCACCGCTCCCGGACCGGGCGCATCGGCACCGGGGTGACCACCGGCTCGCTCGGCGACGCCCTGGGCCGGGACCTCGACCACGCGGTGTTCGTGGGCCTGGCCGACGGCCTCGTGCCCGTCCACGCCCAGGAGGACGCGCTGCTGCCGGAGTCGGTCCGACAGCAGACCGAGGGCCTGCCTGAGCTCGACGAGCGCGTCCGGAGACAGAGGGAACTCTTCGAGGCCGCCCTCGCCGTGGCCCCGGAGCCGCTGCTCTTCCAACCCCGCGGCAGCCTGCGGGAGAACCGCAGCTACCTGCCCTCGCGCTGGCTGCCCGCCCTGCTCGGCCGCCCGGAACCGGAGACGGCGATCCCGTCCTCGGTGGCCGGCATCGAACGCTCCGCCGGCTGGGCCACGGCCGCCGAGCCCCGCCCGGTCACCGCCCAGGAGTTGCGCCAGCAGTGGCTGACCGTGCGCGGCCACCGGGCGGACGGTCTCGGCGACGAGCACCTGGACCGCGTCCTGCAGCTGCGCGCCGACCGGCGGCGCGGGCGCTTCACCCGCTTCACCGGCCACGCGGGCCCGAGCGCGCTGCCCGAGGACTTCCTGGACCGGCCCGTCTCCCCCACCGCGCTGGAGGAGTGGGTCAACAACCCCTTCGGCTACTTCGTCACCAAGGTCCTGGGCGCCGAGTTGTTCGCGGACCGGGAGCTCGCCCAGCAGATCGACCCGCTGCTCAAGGGCACCATCCTGCACGAGGCGCTGGAAAGCCACGCGAACCGCGCCATCGAGGACGGCGCGCTCCCGCCCGTGGAGCACCTGCTCGAGGAAGCCGAGCGGATCATGGAGCGGGAGCGCAACGAGTTCTGGATCGAGGACCTCTGGCAGCACCACCGCGCCGAGATGCTCGAGCAGCTCGAGGCCACCCACGGCCACCTCGCCGCCCAGTGCCAGGACGGGTGGGGCATCGACGCCCCCGAGGTGGTCTTCGGCACCGACGCCGAGCTGACCCTGGACCTGTCCGACGGCACGGTCCTGCGCTTCCGCGGCACCGTGGACCGGGTGGACCGCCACGCGGACGGCACGGTGCGGGTGGTCGACTACAAGTCCGGCCGCCGGGACCGGTTCGCCCATCTCACCCGGGAGGACCCGACGGCCGGCGGCACCAAGTTCCAGCTGCCCGTCTACGGCCTCTACGCCCGCTCCCTCGGCGGGGCGGGCGTGCGCAGCGAGTACTGGTTCCTCTCCGCCCCCGGGGAGCCGGTGGGCTACGAGCTGACCGACGACGTCGTCGACGCCCTGCGCACCGGCGCCCACGGCATCGTCACCGCGCTGCGCGCCGGGGTCTTCCCGCACGTGCCCGAGTCGGAGCGCTACACCAACGTCACCACCGTCTGCGGCCACCGGGACGTGACGGCCCTGTGGGAGAAGCTGCGCGACGACCCCGGCCTCGAGCCCCACCTGTCCCTGCTGATCCAGGAGGACGCGAAGTGA
- a CDS encoding ATP-binding protein produces the protein MPNPFKPTAGATPPLLVGRRPILEAFQESIDDGPGAPYLLQLMTGARGVGKTVMLNELGDVATRNGWIVIHATAGPGMLDRIARRASTYRQELGSRDRGPETTSWRITTPVGELGRESQTSGSELRIWSDELADLLDVLEQHGTGVCVTVDEIHSLDLGQMQILAGDVQMLVREGRRISLIMAGLPRAVEELLAGDSRPTTFLRRAERPLLADVPVAEVADSFLQIITDADRSISDELAMECAQATGGYPFMIQLVGYHVWRQAGRGPITEEHVTAGVAAAQSRLGALVHEPALADLSAVDRTFLVMMARDDEPSRLGDIAGRMGKDSRYASVYRDRLLKAGMIRAAGHGLVDFEAPYLREYLREHAAHLVAGQDDGGQS, from the coding sequence ATGCCCAATCCCTTCAAGCCCACCGCAGGAGCCACTCCGCCGCTGTTGGTCGGGCGCCGGCCGATCCTGGAGGCCTTTCAGGAGTCCATCGATGACGGCCCCGGGGCTCCGTACCTGCTGCAGCTGATGACCGGCGCCCGGGGCGTCGGCAAGACCGTCATGCTCAACGAACTCGGCGACGTGGCAACGCGCAACGGGTGGATCGTCATCCACGCCACCGCCGGACCGGGGATGCTCGATCGGATCGCACGCCGGGCCTCGACATACCGGCAGGAGCTTGGTTCGCGAGATCGCGGCCCCGAAACGACGAGTTGGAGGATCACCACTCCCGTGGGCGAGCTGGGCCGCGAGAGCCAGACCTCGGGGTCGGAGCTGCGGATCTGGTCGGACGAGCTGGCGGACTTGCTGGATGTTCTGGAGCAACATGGCACCGGAGTATGTGTCACGGTCGACGAGATCCACAGTCTTGACCTGGGCCAGATGCAGATCCTGGCCGGAGACGTCCAGATGCTCGTCCGCGAGGGGCGCCGCATATCGCTGATCATGGCCGGCTTGCCGCGGGCTGTGGAGGAGTTGTTGGCCGGTGACAGCCGACCGACGACCTTCCTGCGCCGGGCGGAGCGACCGCTGCTGGCCGATGTTCCGGTCGCCGAGGTCGCTGATTCGTTCCTCCAGATCATCACGGATGCCGATCGGTCCATCAGCGACGAACTGGCCATGGAGTGCGCACAAGCCACAGGTGGATATCCGTTCATGATCCAGCTGGTCGGCTATCACGTCTGGCGTCAGGCGGGAAGGGGGCCCATTACGGAAGAGCACGTCACGGCAGGAGTGGCCGCGGCTCAGTCGCGGCTGGGTGCCTTGGTGCACGAACCTGCGCTGGCGGATCTGTCCGCGGTGGACCGTACGTTCCTGGTGATGATGGCCCGGGACGATGAGCCTTCGCGCCTGGGGGACATCGCCGGCCGGATGGGCAAGGACAGTCGCTATGCCAGCGTCTACCGCGATCGGCTGCTGAAGGCCGGCATGATCCGGGCGGCGGGCCACGGTCTGGTCGACTTCGAGGCCCCCTACCTGCGGGAGTACCTGCGCGAGCACGCGGCACACCTGGTGGCTGGACAAGACGATGGAGGGCAGAGCTGA
- a CDS encoding GIY-YIG nuclease family protein, producing the protein MMPDPEVVPLDHVPVPVPDLPDLPRFPGVYSWWLAPSTADDPAAAGLVLPVDPSPLYRSESGALLLYVGRARRNLHQRIRRQHLQRTRSSALRRTLLASLWPLSPRWAEGAALDIRGRVDPGKQAEDRLSAWMSEHLLVGWIQLDDVAEVDALEAAWIACYAPPLNTDGTAHRPKLVSRKQDFVQEIRRRSALGGHSDHP; encoded by the coding sequence ATGATGCCTGACCCGGAAGTAGTGCCGCTCGACCACGTCCCGGTGCCGGTGCCGGATCTCCCGGATCTCCCCCGGTTTCCGGGGGTGTACTCTTGGTGGCTCGCGCCGTCGACGGCCGACGACCCCGCAGCCGCAGGCCTGGTCCTGCCGGTGGATCCTTCGCCCTTGTACCGCTCCGAGTCAGGCGCCCTCCTGCTGTACGTGGGACGCGCCCGTCGCAACCTGCACCAGCGCATCAGGCGCCAGCATCTGCAACGCACACGGTCGTCGGCCCTGCGCCGCACCCTGCTGGCATCACTGTGGCCACTGAGTCCCCGCTGGGCCGAAGGAGCCGCGCTCGACATCCGCGGCCGGGTCGACCCGGGCAAGCAGGCAGAGGACCGCCTCAGCGCGTGGATGAGCGAGCATCTGCTCGTGGGCTGGATCCAGCTCGACGACGTGGCCGAGGTGGACGCCCTCGAAGCGGCCTGGATCGCATGCTACGCACCTCCCCTGAACACGGACGGCACGGCTCATCGCCCGAAGCTGGTCTCGAGGAAGCAGGACTTCGTCCAGGAGATCCGCCGCCGGTCGGCTCTGGGCGGTCATTCGGACCACCCTTGA
- a CDS encoding helix-turn-helix transcriptional regulator has translation MSDVEGVGRAIRTARKEARLTQKDLADLVGISERTVRAIETGTGNPSLAAVAAAAGVLGLRLVAA, from the coding sequence ATGAGTGACGTCGAGGGGGTCGGTAGGGCGATCCGTACTGCTCGCAAGGAGGCCCGTCTGACCCAGAAGGACCTTGCCGACCTGGTCGGCATCTCGGAGCGGACGGTCCGGGCGATCGAGACCGGCACCGGTAATCCCTCGCTGGCCGCTGTGGCCGCCGCGGCAGGCGTGCTCGGACTGCGCCTGGTGGCCGCGTAG